Proteins encoded by one window of Bauldia sp.:
- the ndk gene encoding nucleoside-diphosphate kinase, which yields MAVERTFSMIKPDATKRNLTGAINAKLEAAGLRIVAQKRVWMSRKQAEGFYAVHRARPFFDELCEFMSSGPTVVQVLEGENAILKNREVMGATNPANAAPGTIRKDFALSIGENSVHGSDAAETAKEEMAYWFSGTEIVG from the coding sequence ATGGCCGTCGAGCGCACCTTCTCCATGATCAAGCCGGACGCGACCAAGCGTAACCTCACCGGCGCGATCAATGCCAAGCTGGAAGCCGCGGGGCTGCGCATCGTCGCGCAGAAGCGCGTGTGGATGAGCCGCAAGCAGGCGGAAGGTTTCTACGCCGTGCACCGCGCGCGTCCCTTCTTCGACGAGCTGTGCGAGTTCATGTCGTCGGGCCCGACCGTGGTCCAGGTGCTGGAAGGCGAGAACGCCATCCTCAAGAACCGCGAAGTGATGGGCGCCACTAATCCGGCGAACGCCGCGCCGGGAACCATCCGCAAGGACTTCGCGCTGTCGATCGGCGAGAATTCGGTCCACGGCTCGGACGCCGCCGAAACCGCGAAGGAAGAGATGGCGTATTGGTTCTCCGGGACCGAGATCGTCGGGTAG